The stretch of DNA CGGGGATAGAGCGACTCGGCGTCGCCAAGTCTAACGACAGTTTGGTCCAGTTTGCCATATTGTGGCCATTCTCACCATCATTCGTCTGAGGCGGACTCGTCACTGTATTGGCCGACAGAGCggacgccgcagcgacgctctTCATtgccggcggtgccgcaAGCGTGTCCATGCTGCTCTGTGATGGCAGTTGCTGCTTCCCTGATTCAAGTCGTCTTGGTGTCAAAACGTACGACGTTGGCGCGCGGGTCAATGAAGCAGGCCACGAGTCGCGGCTACCGGGGTTGGTGCACTTACCAGGAAGTGAGCAAGCGCATCTCAGCAATGGTGAAGGGgcagagcgaagaggagaggtgaaAGAATAacacgtacgcacgcacgaaCACTCCGATATAAATGGAAAGtcacccctccttcccctttccacGCCAGGAAGAGGCGGTTATGCTTTGtcggtgggtgggtgcgtgtaCTCGAGTAACACAAtcagaagagggaggggtaaATGGTGTAGGTGTGCAGGCCAGTGTATTATCGGTGCGTGCAATCgtagagggggaggggaagggggtaaAAAGAATGAAGCCCTACGTCCGTACCTGCGCAGATCTATATAgatatagatatatatatgtgtgtgtgtgggtgggtgggtgggcggcgcGATGTATTTCCATGGGCACcggtgtgttggtgtgctcCAGAAAGgtgaaaaaaggggaaaagaaaacagaaaagagaaagggggcaGCGCAAGCCGCTGACTACAGCCACGGCAGGCCTCTGAGTCCCTCACGACTACGGCCACTACCCACCACTCTTTGATGGTGGGGTAGTCCTCTACTGTGTCGGGTAACGCTGCCGTTGAGCTCCCTAGTGTGGCGGTGTATGTGGGTCTGTTCTTGTGGGTGTCGCCTACGACTTGAAAACAAGGCAACCAGCGTCCTTACCACACAGCAGTCAGCGGTCGAGAGTAAGTAAGTAAGAGGTCGCGTGGCCCAACACAACCAAAAAACAAAATGGCCAACCAAAACTTTGAATAGAACAGGCAACGTGCAACTCTACAGAGGAATGGCACAACGCACAGCGGGTGCCCTAGAAATAAATAATAAGCAAAATGAtatgcgcacgcacacgtgcgaagaagagagagggggagtgcgGGCGTGTGTAGATGAGTGGGAGCCAAGGCTGAAGGAGAGGTCGATGCACCGCTGCGATGCGGCACCGAGAATAAgcgggaaggggagaggcgaacACGCACAGAACGGCGTGCACGCCCAGCGCTGCGGTAATGGGGAGGAGCTTGGAAGTGGCatagaggaggaagaggggtgggtggggggccGGCCTCTCCCACGCGCACTACATGGATGTcaccacacatgcacacacaaaaacccaacagagagagcgagagagcggtggtggggagggggggggggcatggaagggagagaggagtcCAGCGAGCAACAAAATagtggaaaagagagacatCAGGATGGAGTGGTCGAACAAACAAACCCAAGACGGAGCGATCAGCAGAGACGTGTGCAGTTCACACCCAGGGGGGAACGGTGTACTGCACAGCGCTACTCCAGATGGATAACCGAACAATgtggtgagaggaggaagaggaaaagacggCATGGATTTCGCGGCGGATTCGCTTGCCGACGCAAGGCGGCCGGAACGACCGCCTCAAATGCCGAGCAGCTTCATGTACAGATTTCGTACACAGCcgtgcaccacctctccatcTATCCCCACGGCGCTTTCCAGCCGCGTTCTTggggcacacaggcacaaacGTCTTCTTTTCCCACAATGTCAGCACTGCATCGACCTCCCTCGCATCCAGAGCGCCACCTCTCAAACCTCCAAAACTCCCTCGAGGACGCGTCGGTTGGATTGAGGTACCCCCACGGACGCAGATGCAGGCCACTTGAATGCCACGTTGGTGCCAAAGGTCGCTGAGGAGACTCAACAGAGCCCTCCACTCAAAATTGAGTCCAACACCTCCGAGGGATCTGtgctttctctgtgcgcaCACAATGGGGAGATGATGAGCGACAAAGGATACCTGCGGCAGGGCTGCTAAACAACAAGTCATGAGCTGCTCGTGGTATATGTGAATTCCTCCCCAGTCACGGTGCGCAGAGCGATAAAGTCACAAGCGGTACCGACACGCCAGCATCCACATGTGGACCCTCCCTCGGTTCGACCTCCGCGGCTGGTAGAGGCGCGTGTCTCACCATCTTCTTCTAAGCCCACAGCACCTCCGCTACCCCAGAAGACGTCGGTGAGGcaaacaccaccacaaccgCCTTCCCTGTAGAAGGGTTCTGCCGAGTCCACAGTCAAGTAgcattcccctcccctcgcaaCACCTTGCGGACTGTTCACAGCAAAGCCGCGGTGACACCCCCCCCCGAGGTATGGCGATGCAGCATTTCACTCCACTCCATGGGATACAACTGCAAGCGCGCCTCAACATGTCCGAAGAATGGGAAAAAGACCATAGACGGGCTCATGGTCGCAGTGTGCGGTGCAGGCACCACCGCTAAAATCAAGGAAACAACGGGGCGCCTGGCAGACGACTTCTCTTCCATTGCAAGCTCGACCTTCGCTACGGTCCGCAAGGACTCGCGAATGATTCACTCCGACCCAGTCCAGTGACAGTCCTCACCAACGTAAGCCGCATCGTCAGTTGTCCTTCGCAACAGCTCCGCATCAGCTGCCCCTTGAGGAAATCCTCTATTGGGGAGTGATGAGCAGGGTGGCGCCGCGAATATGTAGCAGCACATTCCGCACCGTGTCGAGGAGCTCTGCGTACATGCCTTCAAGAACTGCAACCACGCTGATGTTGGTACATGCTGTGGGCTTGGCTAAAGTACTGGCAGCAGCCCATACCCACGTAATCGACTgagccaccgccactctccaccttcccctccctccccgttGGAATGGTGCGCCGTCTCTAGTATACATCACCCCTCTGGAAGATGCACCTGCTTCCTCTCCtcgcaggcagcggcacagtGCCATACTACGCAGCAGCATCTGGCGGCAAACGCCACGTGCACGTTCTCAAAGCCGGTCTGCTTTCCCTTCGCGGCGGGTGGGGGTCAGACCGGGGACAACACTCTCTGGGACAGCAGAGCTCcagtgcagtgcagccgGGCATCCGTGTCCACCTTTCACATCTTCCACTGCAGCGCGCGTTCACGCCCCGTGTGTGCCACGCGAAAGGGGTAAACCGAGAACGATTCCGTCCACTGAGCGCGACCTCAAGCCTCGCTCCTTTCCATGGCTCGAGTGCGAGCTACATTTTAAACGAGGGGTGCTGTCGGCGGTGCGTGAAGTTCGCAGACCGGCAAAAGCCTCTCGCAGGACGAAGCGGTAAGCGCAGCTGAagagcgtttttttttgggtgTCCCCATGCTGCGCTTCTGCCTGCAGGCCATTCCCTCTGTCGCCTAGCCTTGACAACTATGAGTGCTGCGGCCGTTCCTCTTCAGGTGGCAGCGCCAATGGGGCCTTCCCTTCCGTCTCGCGAATAAGACTCAGCAAGGCTGTTTCACAACGTGTAAGACCCTGAGGCTCCGGGACGCTTGCTCTTAGCTCCTCTTCCTGGGGAAGACATCAGCAACGATGACCTGCATGGCCACATCTCTCATCGTAAGATGGTGGCCTACAACGCAGGTACCGCTGCAGCGTTGCGTAGCACGTAGGGCCTGTCATGCACCTCGGTTGGTGCGCTGACACTCCGTTCGCTGCCATGCACATTGAtgcgccttttttttcgctgaGACCAGCCCACACTGCAGGTTCGACGGCTTGGTCGCTTCGCACGCTGGTCATCTACATACCAGGGGCGTGAACATCcgtgcgccgctcctccgGCTTGGCACCAAGCTGCGAAGAAGCTCGCCACCCTCAGCTTCTGTAGGTGCGGCTCCCGTGTAGGTAGGAAGGCATTGTGTGCCACCCTGCGCAGTGCCGTGCGCCCTTCCATCAGTTGCCCGTAGTACTCACCCCTATTGGATCTCCCTCCCGCGACAGGGGCCTGAGCGCTCAGGCAGTCCAACTGCCCTTACCTCGATTTCGATGAGAGGATTGGTCAAGTTGTCGCGCTACTGCACCTTCGCGAGTCGCTTGTCATTGAGTAGTGTAGTGCGCAtcgccagctccgcctcgagGAGTGGTCTCGTGGACATGGTGAAGGCGGTAGAGATTGCCTTGGCCTGAAAGAAAAACTCACGAGAGTGACATGAGCGGAAGGCTCTCTTGAGCGTTTCATCTATTGGCAGATgtggcggagggggaggcaagTGACAGAGTAGTGAAGTGGGAGAGAGCACGAAGAGCAGAGGCAAGGATGGCACGCTGTGCATTGGCTTTCAATGAAGTGGCCTCACGGACGCGAGATATCCCTCTCCACACGATGCTGTAATATCGTGGCCCACTTCTGAATGCATTCGTCCCCTTTACCCGCTCCAAGTTGGCACATGTGAGCTTGGGGTAGGGATGGAGAGAGCtgagatgaggaagagaggggtagggcgaggaagagaagctcAGGTAGAGTCCCTACGGGGGTAGGACAGATGGAAATGTAAGCGAGAACAGAAGAGGCGTGCGCTACACAGAGAAGAGTGTGGAGTGGTGACCATGCCTGAGCCGGCAGCGGTAACGCTAACACGCGACAAGATATTTCCTAAAATAAAAAAGCGTAGCCAGGATGAATTGCTACGGAGGAATGTTGTCTGCATATATGTGCATGTCTGTCTTCTCTGTGTTACCAGGAAaacgcgtgcagcagcacccaacGCCTACTTGGCCTACACGCGCATGAAAAACAAACAGAAGCGACACAGAAActcacggagagagaaaacgaggcGTTCCAATGGTCCACGTGACTGAGAGAGGTACCCCACGTGTCGTGTGTGCCCCGTGCGTCGTTTAGTGGGTCGATGCATATCCGTGCATTGTCCGagccggggggggggggggcttcgGATgtacccccttcccccctgtTGATTGCGCGTTTGACCTCTCCCCACTGCCTACAAATAGGCGAAatacaacaaaaaaaagaggaaaacgaaaacagcagcgccacattTCAGTTGGATCGGCGCTGCTTCCGCGCTTACGACTCTCTCCCGTGGTGGCCTAAAGTCAGTTCCCTctgcgaggaagagggagagagagagggacagagagggacacacacacagactcACACAGAGACTCACACACAGACTCACGATGGCACGCCCATAACGCACAAAGcagccccgctgccgctcactccgcgctcctcctttcttgACATCGCTGCCGAAAGAAAAGTAAacacgtttttttttgaggTTTTTTTAAAGTTTCGTTCAAAAATGGAATGTGATGGGGAACAAGTCCACACACctctgcacgcacgcacacggccACGACTCATCGAGGCCTCTGTTgcgccacggctgccgtCAAGGCATTGGGCCCGCCAGCACCGTTTGGCGTCCTTCTGCCCCATTGCCGCTCCACAGCACCCAGCGCAGGACTACGCCCGacatcaccgcagcgccgcagaggcagagaaaagcgGTAGGCCgatgcgtatgtgcgtgtgtgggagtcGTCGACACGATGCTTAGTAAGATGGTAAGAGTGCTGTAATGACCGCCACTCTCTtcggcgcagcaccagcccaGACCCGTCCTGCCGGCGCCGAGAGTCCGCACAGCCGTATACCCGAGGGGCAGGCGGCAGGCCGCCTAGCTTCCCCTACACACAGAAAGCGAGTGCTGGGCCCTGAGATACTGCGCGTACTGAGATGGTCGACCATCATCAGAGACTCAGCGTTttggaagaagagaaacaacgagagagaagacgagaagtCGGTACAGCGtgagagaagaaacgaaaacaaaataGGAGAAACATGAACAAAGGAGATCGGTGATCAAAGGAGCTCAGATAAATCAAAgacgagcgaggaggagaagcaacgCGCAAAGAAGCCCGTCGGCGTCGCACACCGCACGGGAAGGCGGGAGGATGGCAAATTTTGTTACCAAACGTAATGCACTCTGcatcgctcttctcttttacCCTTCACTTTGGGGTTGGTGGCCTCCCAACGGCGTTGAAAGGAAAAatagaaaaaaaatggaaTGGtggggggaaaagggaagaggggaggagaggggggaggcacagaACAACAGCAAACAGGCGAGACATGAAGACCaacaacacacgcacgcacgcagagagaaccACAACAGGGAACTataagaaagaaaaaaggatAGGATCAACAGAAAAGGGAATGAAGACCACGTAAACGCTctgcgtacgtgcgtgtgtattactgtatgtttgtgtgtgtgggggggggggtgcgcgcgCCTAGCCAACAGCAGATGTGTGGGCGGGTATCAGCAACGGTtggagagagaacaaagaactcccgcacagacacaccgcAGTCACTAGCACTTCTATCGCATATGCAGGCAcgcaaaaaagagagagagaggaaaagcacGCCGAATGCAGTGCACGCATCATCGCGAgggaggcagcgaggggaaggaaagcaaCAGCgtaagcacacacacaacaaacgtgcacgtgtgtgaaCGGAGacctcccacccccacctcgcACGGCCCTGgcagggaggaaaagaggtgaATGAAGTGCAGGTAGGGATGGAGacgaaaggaagagaggcgcaaaCACTGctcgctccctcctcacGGCTTGACGATAGGTCCCTTGAGGGCAAAGTGGATCGCCTTCGGCTCCGTGTACAGCTCAATGGCGTCCTTGCCCAGCTCGCGGCCAATGCCGCTCTGCTTGAAGCCGCCAAACGGCATCGTGGCGCAGAAGTTGTTCCAGGTGTTCACCCACACCGTGCCGGCGTTGAGGTATGTGGAGTAGCGGAGCGCAGTGTCCATGCTGCGCGTGCAGATGCCGGCAGCCAGTCCGTAGATGGTGTCGTTCGCGCGCTTCACGACCTCATCCATGTCCTTGAACTTCATCACGCAAGTTACGGGGCCGAAGATCTCCTCCTTACAGATCCGCATGTCCTCCTTCACGTCAGCAAAGATGGTCGGTTGCACGAAGTAGCCCGTGTCACCGATCTTCTTGCCGCCAGTCACCACCGTCGCGCCAGCCTTCACGCCGTCGTCGATGTACCCGAGTACGCGCTCCTGCTGTTTCTTCGACACCAGCGGGCCCATGTTGTTCGCCGTGTTGTTTCCTGGTCCCACCTTGCACGCCTCTGCATTCCTGCGCAGGCACGACACAAACTGGTCATACACCGATTCGTGCACGTAAATCCGTGACGACGCCGTACACACCTGGCCCGTGTTGAAGTAGACGCCAGTGGTggccacctgcgccgcctcctccacatcgGCGTCCTCGCACACGATCAGCGCAGACTTGCCGCCAAGCTCCAGTGACACCTTCTTCAGGTTGGTCTCCGCCGCCATCCGCATCACCTCTCGGCCAACAGCGGTCGAGCCGGTGAAGGCAACCTTATCCACGTCCATGTGACGCGCAATCTCCGCACCGGCAGTCGCGCCGAAGCCTGGCAGGATGTTCAGCACGCCGTCCGGGAAACCAGCCTCCATCACCATCTCGCCAAGCCGCAGCGCGCTCAGTGGCGTCTGCTCCGCGGGCTTTAGCACAACCGCGTTGCCCAAAGCAAGCGCAGGGCTGAGCTTGAAGGCAGCCATCAGTAGCGGGAAGTTCCACGGGATGATCTGGCCGCACACGCCGATTGGCTGGCGCTTCACGACACCAAGGAAGTTGCCggagcgcggcggcacgctgCCATCCACCTTGTCCGCGAACCCAGCGCAGTACCGAAAGCACTCGACAGAAAGTGCCACGTCCACGTTCAGCGCTACTTCGTACGGCTTGCCGTTGTCCAGGCTCTCCAGTGCAGCCATCTCCTTGCCGTTCTTCTCCAGGATGTCTGCCAGACGCAACATCAGATTGCGGCGCCAGTGGCAGTCGGTCGTACGGAAAGACTCAAAGGCATGGCGGGCAGCCTTCACCGCAAGGTCCACATCCGCCTTCCCGGCCTCCGCAACGGTCGCGATCACCTTCTCGTTTGCGGGGTTCACAACCTCAAACGTCTTACCAGACATGGCTGACACGAACTTGCCGTTGATCAGCAGCTTGTCTTGAATGTGCGTGACCTTGGGGGCCACCTCCAGGCGAGTGAGGGTCGCGCGCAGCATTGCtcaaggagaggagggagaagatggagaagaggggggtgggggggagccacaaagaagagaagactatagggaaaagaaagagaataTATCAGTGCCGTGTCGCGTGAGAGACGGCGAAGGAGGCCGGAAGTACGCACGCAAAgtagaggtggaggtggagggggtgggtgggtggggtaaTAACGATGGGGTGCTATGCAAGCATACGTGAAGGAGGTGCACGTCTGCCGTGGGtaggggagggcgaggggtAGGCgagtggagaggaagagatgctGAGAGATGAAGAGCCAACGAAGTTGTGCACGCCAACTAACAAGAGTCGCGTCCGCATCGGATGCAGAGCATCACagtgaaagaggaaggggaccAGGCGAGAAGGACTGAGAGGCACAacagcacatgcacacacgagAGCAAGTTCATGTGTGTCTAAGGTgtgagcaagagaaagagaatgaAAGGCTGTGGAGGAAGCCAATGGAAGAAAGCCTTACTCCGTGGGACatcgctcccccctcctactGTCGTCCATTTCCCCTGCTCCCCTACCTacctgcagcgcagagcGGGGATCCCCACCAGACCCTCTGGGGGGAATATGAGCACGAGCCCATCTGCGCGCAAACATGCATAAGGAGACAtgcgcacacaagcacaggtATTCTCTCTTGCCACAGTATCGAGCTCAACATAGtttagaaaaaaaaaagcctaATGCACCGGTGGACTTCAGGCATCCTCGCTGGACACAAGAGCATTGACGGCGCCAACTGCCCACACAGActgcgctgccccctcccctccctccctccttaTCTCTTTCGttggggagaagaggaaaacgaggggaagggggaagggaggggcaACTGTACCGTCTGTGCTTGTCTCTGCGTatttatgtgtgtgtgggtgtgggggtgggtatgtgtgtggctgCTCATGAATGCGCGaaaggcaggagagagagaaagaaatggGCTGGTGGGTTGGGAACCAAAAGTGCCTCGCaggaagcaaaagaaaacaacaaccataaaagagaaagagcgcgcctacgcacacacacacacacacacggaccCAAAGATGCAGCCAGAGAGTGAGGAACAAGGAAGAGCATATTCCTATATCACAACGCCGTCATCTTACCTCACCCACCCTCATTGTACCTATGTGTGCGTGGGACAGGATGGGTACGTCCAGTGTGTGGTAGtggtgaagagagggagcgtaCTACGACGTCGGCCCTTGCTGTCTTGACACGGGAGCTCCCCTTCCGCCTCCAACTCCTCCGCGTAttcgctgctctctttctcttcaacGTTGGGACACTGCGATTTTttgagaggaaaagaggaga from Leishmania panamensis strain MHOM/PA/94/PSC-1 chromosome 25 sequence encodes:
- the ALDH2 gene encoding aldehyde dehydrogenase, mitochondrial precursor (TriTrypDB/GeneDB-style sysID: LpmP.25.1150) — protein: MLRATLTRLEVAPKVTHIQDKLLINGKFVSAMSGKTFEVVNPANEKVIATVAEAGKADVDLAVKAARHAFESFRTTDCHWRRNLMLRLADILEKNGKEMAALESLDNGKPYEVALNVDVALSVECFRYCAGFADKVDGSVPPRSGNFLGVVKRQPIGVCGQIIPWNFPLLMAAFKLSPALALGNAVVLKPAEQTPLSALRLGEMVMEAGFPDGVLNILPGFGATAGAEIARHMDVDKVAFTGSTAVGREVMRMAAETNLKKVSLELGGKSALIVCEDADVEEAAQVATTGVYFNTGQVCTASSRIYVHESVYDQFVSCLRRNAEACKVGPGNNTANNMGPLVSKKQQERVLGYIDDGVKAGATVVTGGKKIGDTGYFVQPTIFADVKEDMRICKEEIFGPVTCVMKFKDMDEVVKRANDTIYGLAAGICTRSMDTALRYSTYLNAGTVWVNTWNNFCATMPFGGFKQSGIGRELGKDAIELYTEPKAIHFALKGPIVKP